The nucleotide sequence GGTGAGCCAGATGGGACCAGGCATCCCCCCAGACCACCTGGATGTGGGGCTCGTGGATATGGCATCGTACGGTGAACGTCTGCAGGGACCCTCCCCCGCCCAGGCTACTACACGCCGCGGACAGGGCCGCCAGCAGCTCGTCTGACAGGCAGCTGTAGTTAAGGGTCAGGGTGCAGAGGCCCTGGAAGCGGTTCATGACCTGGGGGAAGGCGGGGCTGACGAAGACTGCCAACGGCTGTGAGAAGAAGTCCTCCAGGTTGAGGTGGGTGATGCCGGGCCGGCGGCCCAGGTGGATGTGCTGCTGAGCTGCAGCCACAGCTTCCAGTACCTCCAGGCCCTGGGGCAGGTTGAGGCGGGCCCCCCGCAGGCTCAAGTAGCCAAGGCGGGAGCCCTCACGGCGCAGGTAGAAGGCGAGGCTGCGCACCAGAGAGTTGCGTACACTTCGGCACCAGGCGGCGCGGTCCAGCGCCATGTGGTTGACAGTTAGGCGGCGTAGTCGGCCGCCGGTTTTACGCAGCGCGGCGAGGAAGGACCTCAGCGTCTGCTGGAAGCGCCGGGCCACCAGAGAGTTGAGGGGGTGGGAGAAGCGGATCTCCAGATCCTCCAGGTAAGCGCCGTAGGTCTTGGCGTAGCACACGGCCGTCTCCAGCGCCGAACGGCGGGTCCTGGAGATGCGGCCGGAGAAGTTGAAGTTTCGAACCCTCCAGAGGGAGGGCGAGCGCATAACGTGGTGCCAATGGCGACACACTAGGGCCGCCTTGACACGGTCGCGGTCACGAAGCCACCAGAACACCTGCCGCAGACACACGTCCGGGAGATTAGCCCAGCCCAGTTTAGGCTTTTTATCTTCCTCCATCTCGCCTTCTTCCTCATCCATTACCTCTATCCCTTtatcctccccctcttcttcgtTCTTATTCTCcgataactgttcctctggatcCTCGGGGTAATCCATTGACAGGGAAGAAGTGTTGCCAAACCACTGTCTCTCAATATTCATCCACCAAATGTAAAGATGAATAGCCTGTCGTCTGAAATGTATACTATGTGACTCTGGAGTTAACTTGTACCACAGAGAAGCAGAGGACACATGCTTGTGTCTGTTGGGTCACCAACAATGTGTCCCACTTGTCACCTAAGAAATGACTCGACACCAAAACTGAAGCTCTGGAACCTTCATAGCTTTTATTGTTGTTACCGTGAAACCAAAGGGACACCTTGTGACATCACAATAGGAGAAGATAAAACGCTCACAGCATTTGGACCTATTATGGAAAAATATAATCTCCTTGTGTGTGCATTACAGCGATTTCTTTTTGGCTGTTGTTGGTAAATCAGTTATGTACATTTGTAAACCAATATTAAAATGTACAACTTTAATGGAGAAAACATTCCCATTTTCAGAACATACTGTATTTCTGTTGTAAACAATgtgttataaactgggtggttcgagccctgaatgctgattgactgaCAGCCGTGGCATATGAGAATGTacaccacaggtatgacaaaacatgtatctTTACTGCACTAATAACCTCATGGGTTTGTGATATatgcccttagccatggtatgtTGGCCATTTACCaaacctcctcgggccttattgcttaattatacaacAATGGTAAAAATAGGATTCTTGTCTCTTGTAGAGAGAAGAATCCTGACTAATGTAATAAGTCATCATCTCTTACTATTACCCAACTCATCCAATCACCAGAAATAATTCAACTGCCTCTGAAATACAGGTTTTCTGCAAAAAATAACTTGCAATTTGCTCAAATAAATCACGTCATCACTAACTTGTCCTCCACTATGCCAATTCACCATGGAGTGTTCCTTCAGAGGTTCTGAGCATGTTTCTCATTTCAAGTTGACATGGATCTGACATTTGACCtgaaaggagaaaaaaaaagatTGTTTCTCTTTTTCATCACTCCAAATGATTAAAAAAGGGGACCAGGGTTTTGGGTCAATTTCGGGGTTGGAGAATGAagtgaaatggaattgacccaacACAGAAGGGTACTGTGTCTTTGGGACAGAGCCGTACCTCATGCCATCGTAGTGTGACTACGGGGAGAGCCAGGTGACAGTGGGGACAGGTGCTGATCTGGTCAACTTCCCCCTCCTGCCTCTTGCCTTGGGCTGAGAACAATGTAGACTTCATAGAACTGGTCAAACGGGGACTGGCCTGCTCCTGTTTGTGGCTGCCatcttcctcatcatcatcatcacctatCGACGACTCTGATGTGTGGTCACACTCCAGCTAGTCAGTGGGGGAAGAGAATGGAACAAATGATTTAAACACTAACCTCTTTCCATGGAGAATGCATTGAGAATACTTGTTTGTCCAGAAGTAGGCTTTATATAGGTACCGGAAACGGGCAAAACATACCTGAtgttcctccatctcctccaatGGGAAGGACCTCGTACAGCTCCTGCAAACCACTGCTGTTCGCCTGCCTGCATCCAGAAAACAGTTTGATACTCTGGTTTTCAATGTTATGTTATATTCAATCTCATCTGACTCTATAGTGATTATGATTTCCCATTTTCCAATGTGTTGAATATTACAAATGGCAAATCAACTTGAAGTGTAGGGTTTAGCCTCACCGTTGGAGGACGGCGGGGAGGGGTTATCGGGagcattgaggtcagggcagATCTGACCATGCTCCGGCTGGTCCCTCAGGGTGATGTAGCGTCCGCAGTCGGAGCAGCGCTCGGTGCGACTGCCACACGCCAAGCTGTGCTCCGCCATGGCCGACAGCGGCAGCTCCACCAGGCAGAACTCACAGTGCTGCAGCCTTGCCTTACACTAGTCCGACAGAGAGAGACTCAATTACAGTTTGACTATGACGATCATGTAGAGGAACTAACTCCTTTTACTGAAACGGcatcatcgtgtgtgtgtgtgtgtgtgtgtgtgtgtgtgtgtgtgtgtgtggcaatgcCGGTGACCGTTGAATAGTCTTACCTCATGGTCCAGGAGCTGGCGACTCTCCGCCTTTTTGTCGCACTTGGTGCACTTCACCTGTGAGAGTGACAGAGCGACAATATATTGAAATATACTAAATCGGAGGCCTTGATCCCTCAACATCTACTCAAGTATTTGGAAGTGATCCTGGTTTCATTACAGCAGTGGTTTACCTGGCTGTGCTGGTTCTGATGGTGCTGCTCCAATAGCTCTCTGGGAACCGGCTCATCACAGTCTGGACACAGGTATAGGAACCGCTGGCAGTGGGCCTCGTGCAAGGCAAAGTTGGACACAGCCACCTCCTTGTGACTGACAGTTGAACACGAGCACAGAAGTGTTAGAGGCGCCACAAGACCACAGACTTGTGTGTGCAGTGgtttaaagtacttaagtaaaaaaatacttgaaagtagttgtactttactatttatatttgacaacttttactttcacttcattcctaaataaaatgtattttttactcaacgttttccctgacacccagaagtactcattacattttgaatgcttagcaggacaagaaaatggtctaattcactcacttatcaacagaacatccctagtcatccctactgcctctgatctggcggactcactaaacacaaatgcttaatttgtaaattatgtctgagtgttggagcatctccctggctatccgtaaatacaaTTAAAAACAGGAAAATTATGCTGTCTAGTTTGCTTTATAAGGTATAAGCTATTTATAATTTGACTTTTGATACTTGAGAACATATATATATTCACTGTTCCCCAGGCCCagatgtggatgttgattaaggcagcacccacacctctctgattcagaggggttgggttaaatgcagaagacacatttcagctgAATGCATTCCGTtacacaactgactaggtattcccctttcccttcatatttgagcaattacatttacttttgatacttaagtatatataaaaccaaatacttaaaattttttactcaagtagtattttactgagtgacttttcacttgagtcattttctaccTTGGTACCTTTTTTAATTTTACTCAAATATGAAAATGTGGTACTTTTGTGGTGTGTGTTTGATGTATGGTCTGAACAAACTGAACATAGAGCTGAAGAGATTGTGAAGGCCAGCTCTACTGTGGTCTGTGCAAGCATTTTCACTTTCAAAGATTCTAGACTAGGATTTCATGCCATGTATTGACTGAAATGCCTCATCAACCTGAAATGATGGCCCAGTCAATATTATTGACAATGTATCTTATTATGAAGTGAACACTCTCTCTCAACAAACTATGTATTTAGAAAAACGAGTAGCCGATGTATATCCTTCAAATTCATGCTGAAGAATATCCACTACTTTGATGGTTTGTTTTGAActtttaaaacactttttttttaaatattcaaaTGTTTTAATTGTCTCACCACTGGTCACAGATACGGGTTCTCTCTTCTTCCTTGTCTGCCATCGTGGAATAGGTGTAAATTCTAACCCCAAAATAGAAGTAGCTACGCACAACCTAGCAATTGAAACCAAATTCATCAAGCCCAACTGGTGACATGGGAAATAGCATTGTGAACGTAGCGACATTGAGGTCATACGGCAAATTTTCTAAATAAAAGTCCACCTGACGAAATGTTACTTGGTTGTTATAGAACGTTTTTCTGATTTAAAAATCACAAAAGAAATTGTTTAAAGTTACATAAACATACATTTATTGAAAAAATAATCTATATATAcgtaacaaaaatataaatggacatgtaaagtgttggtcccatgtttcatgagctgaaataaaagatccctgaaattTTCCATTTGCACAAAGTTTATTTCTCTCACAAATgtgtttgcatccctgttagtgagcatttctcctttgccaagacaatccattcacctgacaggtgtggcatatcaagaagctgatttaaacagcattacacaggtgcaccttgtggtggggacaataaaaggacactaaaatgtgccgttttgacACCACAAATGCcacaagttgagggagtgtgcaattgacacGCTGACTGTAGGAATTTCCACCAGAGCAGtttccagagaattgaatgttcatttctctaccataagccactgccaacgtcattttagagaatttggcagtatgtccaaccagcctcataaccacagaccacgtgtaaccagaccagctcaggacctccacatccggcttcttcacctgcagaatcgtctgagaccagccacccagacagcagatgaaactgaggagtcttcctgtctgtaataaagcccttttgtggggaagtTGTCACCATACAAGAGGGGCATTTTAGTATCCTCAGAACCTCTCCTAATAAGATCCAGTGTCACACCATAGATTGACctcataaaatatttttttctgccCAAATCTGTCACCACCAACGACCGTTTACATTCTAAACAAACTATGCAAGTATTCCTAGGAAATCACCCAGAGAGCTACCATTCCTTCATCTGGAATAACGTCTTCAAGCACATTGACATCAGATGTTTCGGCTGCACCTGGGCAACACGACTCACAGCCTGAGTGACGCAGACCTGCGTACGCTCGCCAAAAAGACAGAAGGCTACTCTGGGGCCAACATTAGCATACGCATTAGCATACTCGTACGAGATCCCCTCATGCAGCCTGTCAGGAAAGTACAGTCAGCCACACACTTCAAA is from Oncorhynchus gorbuscha isolate QuinsamMale2020 ecotype Even-year linkage group LG19, OgorEven_v1.0, whole genome shotgun sequence and encodes:
- the LOC124006400 gene encoding F-box only protein 39-like, whose product is MDEEEGEMEEDKKPKLGWANLPDVCLRQVFWWLRDRDRVKAALVCRHWHHVMRSPSLWRVRNFNFSGRISRTRRSALETAVCYAKTYGAYLEDLEIRFSHPLNSLVARRFQQTLRSFLAALRKTGGRLRRLTVNHMALDRAAWCRSVRNSLVRSLAFYLRREGSRLGYLSLRGARLNLPQGLEVLEAVAAAQQHIHLGRRPGITHLNLEDFFSQPLAVFVSPAFPQVMNRFQGLCTLTLNYSCLSDELLAALSAACSSLGGGGSLQTFTVRCHIHEPHIQVVWGDAWSHLAHHCPDLRVQITVERILDVDKLGRILLREIPLRLLSLTSCYFSEQDWSAKPALTSLVPCYRSCLQKLTLDLNNSHESVDEELLEVVLLCSRLVYLKIWAFLDISFLDRLLQKRLEKKTILRTIKVRIYTNKYETQDEDGQLEEVYSRYRQLINSELHYLAISYPML
- the LOC124006399 gene encoding XIAP-associated factor 1-like; this translates as MADKEEERTRICDQCHKEVAVSNFALHEAHCQRFLYLCPDCDEPVPRELLEQHHQNQHSQVKCTKCDKKAESRQLLDHECKARLQHCEFCLVELPLSAMAEHSLACGSRTERCSDCGRYITLRDQPEHGQICPDLNAPDNPSPPSSNGRRTAVVCRSCTRSFPLEEMEEHQLECDHTSESSIGDDDDEEDGSHKQEQASPRLTSSMKSTLFSAQGKRQEGEVDQISTCPHCHLALPVVTLRWHEVKCQIHVNLK